The following proteins are encoded in a genomic region of Myxococcus virescens:
- the gcvT gene encoding glycine cleavage system aminomethyltransferase GcvT produces MARQTPLNAAHRKLGARMVDFAGWDMPVQYSSVIGEHEAVRTGVGLFDVSHMGEVEFSGPGALDTVNALISNDLTRIADGQALYAGLLDERGTFVDDVVAYRFSPERILICVNSSNREKDVAWMKTHAKGVAPVDRSDDYAQIAVQGPKATGLVQRLTKTDLSKIGTYRFAEGEVAGVKCLISRTGYTGEDGFELYSAAGDAVALWDALLTEGQQDGVKPCGLGARDSLRTEMKYALYGNDIDDQHTALEAGLGWIVKLDKAAFIGKEALAAQKAAGVKRKLVGFELTGGGIPRHGYAILKDGAPVGEVTSGTMGPTVKKAIGIGYVPTELSAEGSTFDVDIRGRAVPAVVVKTPFYKKP; encoded by the coding sequence ATGGCCCGGCAGACGCCCCTCAACGCGGCACACCGCAAGCTGGGGGCCCGGATGGTCGACTTCGCTGGCTGGGACATGCCCGTCCAGTACAGCTCCGTCATCGGCGAGCATGAGGCCGTGCGCACCGGCGTCGGCCTGTTCGACGTCTCCCACATGGGGGAGGTGGAGTTCTCCGGCCCCGGCGCCTTGGACACGGTCAACGCGCTCATCTCCAACGACCTGACCCGCATCGCGGACGGGCAGGCGCTGTATGCGGGCTTGCTCGACGAGCGGGGCACCTTCGTGGACGACGTGGTCGCCTACCGCTTCAGCCCCGAGCGCATCCTCATCTGCGTCAACTCCAGCAACCGCGAGAAGGACGTCGCGTGGATGAAGACGCACGCCAAGGGTGTGGCACCCGTGGACCGGAGCGACGACTACGCGCAGATTGCCGTGCAGGGCCCCAAGGCCACCGGCCTGGTCCAGCGCCTGACGAAGACGGACCTGTCGAAGATTGGCACCTACCGCTTCGCCGAGGGCGAGGTCGCCGGGGTGAAGTGCCTCATCTCCCGCACCGGCTACACCGGCGAGGACGGCTTCGAGCTGTACAGCGCGGCCGGGGACGCGGTGGCGCTGTGGGACGCGCTGCTCACCGAAGGCCAGCAGGACGGCGTGAAGCCGTGTGGCCTGGGCGCCCGTGACAGCCTCCGCACGGAGATGAAGTACGCGCTCTACGGCAACGACATCGACGACCAGCACACCGCGCTGGAGGCCGGGCTGGGGTGGATCGTCAAGCTCGACAAGGCGGCCTTCATTGGCAAGGAAGCGCTGGCGGCGCAGAAGGCCGCGGGCGTGAAGCGCAAGCTGGTGGGCTTCGAGCTGACCGGCGGCGGCATTCCGCGCCACGGCTACGCCATCCTCAAGGACGGCGCGCCGGTGGGGGAGGTGACCAGCGGCACCATGGGCCCCACCGTGAAGAAGGCCATTGGCATCGGCTACGTGCCCACCGAGCTGTCCGCGGAGGGCTCCACCTTCGACGTGGACATTCGCGGCCGCGCGGTGCCCGCCGTGGTGGTGAAGACCCCGTTCTACAAGAAGCCCTGA
- the gcvH gene encoding glycine cleavage system protein GcvH, with amino-acid sequence MADNIPGDLKYTREHEWARVQGTSVVVGVTQHAQESLGDVVYVELPKVGSTVTEGKQFGVIESTKAVSELYSPLTGKVVKVNDGLSDNPSTVNTDPYGAGWIVEIEPSDPKQVDGLLDAAAYTALLQNS; translated from the coding sequence ATGGCCGACAACATCCCCGGCGACCTGAAGTACACCCGTGAGCACGAGTGGGCCCGCGTCCAGGGCACCTCGGTGGTGGTGGGCGTCACGCAGCACGCGCAGGAGTCCCTGGGCGACGTGGTCTATGTGGAGCTGCCCAAGGTGGGCTCCACGGTGACGGAGGGCAAGCAGTTCGGCGTCATCGAGTCCACCAAGGCGGTGTCGGAGCTGTACTCGCCGCTGACGGGCAAGGTGGTGAAGGTGAATGACGGGCTGTCGGACAACCCCTCCACCGTGAACACCGACCCCTACGGTGCGGGCTGGATTGTGGAAATCGAGCCCTCGGACCCCAAGCAGGTGGACGGACTCCTGGACGCCGCCGCGTACACCGCCCTGCTCCAGAACAGCTGA
- the gcvP gene encoding aminomethyl-transferring glycine dehydrogenase, with translation MSLNWKYQEPFAGRHNGPDDTELKQLLSALGVDSLDAFIDQAVPPAIRAKEPLKLATARGEHELLAALEAIAAKNQVFRSFIGMGYHDTHTPNVILRNVFQNPGWYTQYTPYQAEIAQGRLEALLNFQTLVMDLTGLEVANASLLDEGTAAAEAMALALAVHQKGEEAGAAFFVSEGCHPQTVDVVRTRAQPLGVEVVVGDHRTVDLSSKRFVGALVQYPTTDGAVHDYRAFGEQVHAAGGLFVVAADLLSLTLLTPPGEFGADVAVGSAQRFGVPMGYGGPHAGYFATKNAYTRVMPGRIIGVSEDAQGRRALRMALQTREQHIRREKATSNICTAQVLLAVIASMYAVYHGPSGLKAIAERVHGLTVLLARGLAKLGLKLKHDQYFDTLRVELSAAHVRAVLGAAEAARMNFRRIDEKTLGVALDETTRPADVEDILAAFATGTGKSSAPVLADLVGDGVESAVSQALRRSSAYLTHPVFNSYHSETEMLRYIRRLEAKDLSLTHSMIPLGSCTMKLNATAEMIPVTWPQFGRLHPFAPTSQAAGYKVIFEQLEQMLTQVTGFAGCSLQPNAGSQGEYAGLLVIRAYHQSRGQGHRDVCLIPSSAHGTNPASAVMAGYKVVVTRCDENGNIDLDDLRAKAEAHKDALAALMVTYPSTHGVFEEEIREICAIVHERGGQVYMDGANLNAQVGLTSPGLVGADVCHINLHKTFCIPHGGGGPGMGPICVASHLVKFLPGHPVIQTGGSEAIGAISAAPWGSASILLISWMYIAMMGGEGLTQATKLAILNANYVAERLNAHYPVLYRGKRGKVAHECIVDLRPLKKTAGVEVEDVAKRLMDYGFHAPTVSFPVAGTLMIEPTESESKAELDRFCDAMIAIRQEIRDIEEGRMPKDNNVLKHAPHTARVVAAPEWNRPYSREQAVFPTPWVRDNKFWPSVGRLNSVLGDRKLVCSCPPIEDYMTPEPKAATA, from the coding sequence ATGTCCTTGAACTGGAAGTATCAGGAGCCGTTTGCCGGCCGTCACAATGGTCCGGATGACACCGAGCTGAAGCAGCTGCTGTCCGCGCTGGGCGTGGACTCGCTCGATGCCTTCATCGACCAGGCCGTCCCGCCCGCCATCCGCGCCAAGGAGCCGCTGAAGCTCGCGACCGCGCGCGGCGAGCACGAACTGCTGGCGGCCTTGGAGGCCATCGCCGCGAAGAACCAGGTGTTCCGGTCCTTCATCGGCATGGGCTACCACGACACGCACACGCCGAACGTCATCCTCCGCAACGTCTTCCAGAACCCGGGCTGGTACACCCAGTACACGCCCTACCAGGCGGAGATTGCGCAGGGCCGGCTGGAGGCGCTGCTCAACTTCCAGACGCTGGTCATGGACCTGACGGGGCTGGAGGTGGCCAACGCCTCGCTGCTGGATGAAGGCACCGCCGCCGCCGAGGCCATGGCCCTGGCCCTGGCCGTGCACCAGAAGGGCGAGGAGGCCGGCGCGGCCTTCTTCGTCTCCGAGGGCTGCCACCCGCAGACGGTGGACGTGGTGCGCACCCGCGCCCAGCCGCTGGGCGTGGAGGTGGTGGTGGGCGACCACCGCACGGTGGACTTGAGCTCGAAGAGGTTCGTGGGCGCGCTGGTGCAGTACCCGACCACCGACGGCGCGGTGCATGACTACCGGGCCTTCGGCGAGCAGGTGCACGCCGCGGGCGGCCTGTTCGTGGTGGCCGCGGACCTGCTCAGCCTGACGCTGCTGACGCCGCCGGGTGAGTTCGGCGCGGACGTGGCGGTGGGCAGCGCCCAGCGCTTCGGCGTGCCCATGGGCTACGGCGGTCCGCACGCGGGCTACTTCGCCACGAAGAACGCGTACACCCGCGTCATGCCCGGCCGCATCATCGGCGTGTCCGAGGACGCGCAGGGACGCCGCGCGCTGCGCATGGCGCTCCAGACGCGTGAGCAGCACATCCGCCGCGAGAAGGCGACGAGCAACATCTGCACCGCGCAGGTGCTGCTGGCCGTCATCGCCAGCATGTACGCTGTCTACCACGGCCCCTCCGGGCTGAAGGCCATCGCCGAGCGCGTGCACGGCCTGACGGTGCTGCTGGCGCGCGGGCTGGCGAAGCTGGGCCTCAAGCTGAAGCACGACCAGTACTTCGACACGCTGCGCGTGGAGCTGTCGGCCGCGCATGTGCGCGCGGTGCTGGGAGCCGCCGAGGCGGCGCGGATGAACTTCCGCCGCATCGACGAGAAGACGCTGGGCGTGGCCCTGGACGAGACGACGCGGCCCGCGGACGTGGAGGACATCCTGGCGGCCTTCGCCACCGGCACCGGCAAGTCCTCCGCGCCGGTGTTGGCGGACCTGGTGGGAGACGGCGTAGAGAGCGCCGTGTCGCAGGCGCTGCGCCGCTCGAGCGCGTACCTCACGCACCCCGTCTTCAACAGCTACCACTCCGAGACGGAGATGCTGCGCTACATCCGGCGGCTCGAGGCGAAGGACCTGTCCCTCACGCACTCGATGATTCCGCTGGGCAGCTGCACCATGAAGCTCAACGCCACCGCGGAGATGATTCCGGTGACGTGGCCCCAGTTCGGTCGGCTGCACCCGTTCGCGCCCACCTCGCAGGCGGCTGGCTACAAGGTCATCTTCGAGCAGCTGGAGCAGATGCTCACGCAGGTGACGGGCTTCGCGGGTTGCTCGCTCCAGCCCAACGCCGGAAGCCAGGGTGAGTACGCGGGCCTGCTCGTCATCCGCGCGTACCACCAGAGCCGCGGCCAGGGGCACCGGGACGTGTGCTTGATTCCGTCCTCCGCGCACGGGACCAACCCGGCTTCGGCGGTGATGGCTGGCTACAAGGTCGTCGTCACCCGGTGCGATGAGAACGGCAACATCGACCTGGATGACCTGCGCGCGAAGGCGGAGGCGCACAAGGACGCGCTCGCCGCGCTGATGGTGACGTACCCGTCCACCCACGGCGTGTTCGAGGAGGAGATTCGCGAAATCTGCGCCATCGTCCACGAGCGCGGCGGCCAGGTGTACATGGACGGCGCCAACCTCAACGCGCAGGTGGGCCTCACCTCGCCCGGGTTGGTGGGCGCGGACGTGTGCCACATCAATCTGCACAAGACGTTCTGCATCCCGCACGGCGGCGGCGGCCCGGGCATGGGCCCCATCTGCGTGGCCAGCCACCTGGTGAAGTTCCTGCCGGGGCACCCCGTCATCCAGACGGGCGGCTCGGAGGCCATTGGCGCCATCTCCGCGGCGCCGTGGGGCAGCGCGAGCATCCTGCTCATCTCCTGGATGTACATCGCGATGATGGGCGGCGAGGGCCTCACCCAGGCCACCAAGCTGGCCATCCTCAACGCCAACTACGTCGCCGAGCGGCTCAACGCCCACTACCCGGTGCTGTACCGGGGCAAGCGCGGCAAGGTGGCGCACGAGTGCATCGTCGACCTGCGCCCGCTCAAGAAGACGGCGGGCGTGGAGGTGGAGGACGTGGCCAAGCGGCTCATGGACTATGGCTTCCACGCGCCCACCGTGTCCTTCCCGGTGGCGGGCACGCTCATGATTGAGCCGACGGAGAGCGAGTCCAAGGCGGAGCTGGACCGTTTCTGCGACGCGATGATCGCCATCCGTCAGGAGATTCGGGACATCGAGGAGGGTCGCATGCCCAAGGACAACAACGTCCTCAAGCACGCCCCGCACACCGCGCGTGTCGTCGCCGCGCCGGAGTGGAACCGTCCCTACTCGCGCGAGCAGGCCGTGTTCCCCACGCCGTGGGTCCGCGACAACAAGTTCTGGCCCTCCGTGGGCCGGCTCAACAGCGTGCTCGGTGACCGGAAGCTGGTCTGCTCGTGCCCGCCCATCGAGGACTACATGACGCCGGAGCCGAAGGCCGCCACGGCCTGA
- a CDS encoding cation diffusion facilitator family transporter: MEATTLTDRNLAQQERNRKVRRVLLGILVANWVVASAKLIFGMLSQSAAVTADGLHSFIDGGSNVLGLVAMGVASRPADEDHPYGHGKFEALASLGIGAMIGVGMLELGRMALDSVLNDKHPQVTGTMAAVMAFTLVVNMVVTRVERYYGRKYKSSLLLADASHTMSDVYVTLAVLASLLLVWLGYPRADGLIALAVMVFVAWVAYGIVRQAVGILSDTARLDPDEVKRHTLAVPGVRSCHDVRSRGMEESVYVDLKIEVDPQLTTAQAHEVADRVERTLQGAYPQVVDVVVHVEPDRAALDMPA; encoded by the coding sequence GTGGAAGCAACGACGCTCACCGACAGAAACCTCGCGCAGCAGGAGCGGAACCGGAAGGTCCGCAGGGTGCTGCTGGGCATCCTCGTGGCCAACTGGGTGGTGGCCAGCGCCAAGCTGATCTTCGGAATGCTCAGCCAGTCCGCGGCGGTGACGGCGGACGGGCTGCACTCGTTCATCGACGGCGGCTCCAACGTGCTGGGGCTGGTGGCCATGGGCGTGGCGTCACGCCCGGCGGACGAGGACCACCCCTACGGCCACGGCAAGTTCGAGGCGCTGGCGTCGCTGGGCATTGGCGCGATGATTGGCGTGGGCATGCTGGAGCTGGGGCGCATGGCGCTCGACTCCGTGCTCAACGACAAGCATCCGCAGGTGACGGGCACCATGGCGGCCGTCATGGCCTTCACCCTGGTGGTGAACATGGTGGTGACGCGGGTGGAGCGGTACTACGGGCGCAAGTACAAGAGCTCCCTGCTGCTCGCGGACGCGAGCCACACGATGTCCGACGTCTACGTCACCCTCGCGGTGCTGGCCTCCCTGCTGCTGGTGTGGCTGGGCTACCCGCGCGCGGATGGGCTGATTGCGCTGGCCGTGATGGTGTTCGTGGCCTGGGTGGCCTACGGCATCGTCCGGCAGGCGGTGGGCATCCTCTCCGACACGGCGCGCCTGGACCCAGACGAGGTGAAGCGGCACACGCTGGCGGTGCCGGGCGTGCGCTCCTGCCACGACGTGCGCAGCCGCGGCATGGAGGAGAGCGTCTACGTGGACCTCAAAATCGAGGTGGACCCGCAGCTCACCACCGCGCAGGCCCATGAGGTCGCGGACCGCGTGGAGCGCACGCTGCAAGGCGCCTATCCGCAGGTGGTGGACGTGGTGGTCCACGTGGAGCCGGACCGGGCCGCGCTGGACATGCCCGCGTAA
- a CDS encoding energy transducer TonB family protein has protein sequence MSTGSPTNWRRRRRQGSSAGRFAAAIALALLLHAVYVGTLLLTSSFQGDGKARKPVTRPTSVAVRPLTADQWAKNRGKASPQTKSQTSERPKAQDKKPEEKKPDETPKGQVVDVAPGNDEVDPNAKYLAESNNRVDKETRAREQTPFYRNAMPQRTAPQNQEGQNTDAQTPPRMAGNNGMGNDDRPVSLGGQKPAFEIPDARKKNEVAMKTDPTSPGPGMTVNNQNESDEVVGNSKRLNIQPGTGGEEAGSTGRAGAPGLASLTPSRAVMDKVLGAAPNDHLQDAEEGDGTLLNTREWKYASFFNRVKQSVGMHWNPNEQLRRRDPTGGIYTGRDRYTLLQITLDERGQVTDIQVEKSSGLDFLDFEAVSSFKRAQPFPNPPPGLLSDDAKVKFQFGFFMEMGGGPKMRLFRQPN, from the coding sequence GTGAGCACGGGTTCTCCAACAAACTGGCGCCGCCGGAGGCGGCAGGGGTCGTCCGCGGGGCGTTTCGCCGCGGCGATTGCGCTCGCCCTGCTCCTCCATGCCGTCTACGTGGGAACCCTGCTGCTGACGAGTTCGTTCCAGGGCGACGGGAAGGCACGCAAGCCGGTGACGCGGCCCACCTCCGTGGCCGTGCGTCCGCTCACCGCCGACCAATGGGCGAAGAACCGCGGCAAGGCCTCCCCCCAGACGAAGTCCCAGACGTCGGAGCGTCCCAAGGCCCAGGACAAGAAGCCGGAGGAGAAGAAGCCCGACGAGACACCCAAGGGGCAGGTGGTGGACGTCGCGCCCGGCAACGACGAGGTGGACCCGAACGCGAAGTACCTCGCGGAGAGCAACAACCGCGTGGACAAGGAGACGCGCGCGCGGGAGCAGACGCCCTTCTACCGGAACGCCATGCCCCAGCGGACGGCGCCGCAGAATCAAGAAGGCCAGAATACGGACGCGCAGACGCCGCCGCGCATGGCCGGCAACAACGGCATGGGCAACGACGACCGGCCCGTGTCCCTGGGTGGCCAGAAGCCCGCCTTCGAGATTCCCGACGCCCGAAAGAAGAACGAGGTCGCGATGAAGACGGACCCGACGTCTCCGGGTCCGGGCATGACGGTGAACAACCAGAACGAGAGCGACGAGGTGGTGGGCAACTCCAAGCGCCTCAACATCCAGCCCGGCACCGGCGGCGAGGAAGCCGGCTCCACGGGCCGCGCGGGCGCTCCGGGGCTGGCGTCGCTGACGCCGTCGCGAGCCGTCATGGACAAGGTCCTGGGCGCCGCGCCCAACGACCACCTGCAGGACGCGGAGGAAGGCGATGGCACCCTCCTCAACACGCGTGAGTGGAAGTACGCCAGCTTCTTCAACCGCGTGAAGCAGAGCGTGGGCATGCACTGGAACCCCAACGAGCAGCTGCGCCGGAGAGACCCCACCGGCGGCATCTACACGGGGAGGGACCGGTACACGCTGCTGCAAATCACGCTGGACGAGCGCGGCCAGGTGACGGACATCCAGGTGGAGAAGAGCAGCGGGCTCGACTTCCTCGACTTCGAGGCAGTGTCGTCCTTCAAACGCGCGCAGCCCTTCCCCAACCCGCCGCCCGGCCTGCTGTCGGACGACGCCAAGGTGAAGTTCCAGTTCGGATTCTTCATGGAGATGGGCGGCGGCCCGAAGATGCGGCTGTTCCGCCAGCCCAACTGA
- a CDS encoding SpoIID/LytB domain-containing protein translates to MTAWRCDSTVSPPVRHAVTQLLAAVLLSACVASKPAAESPRASATGPAVVSSSEETTPAPQDGEAGATGADASAPGPETVGTPGASSGATGSAPAAAPDGHEAPSPGTEPPPLEDPLAQGIPTPGDLKRLDFRGGEPRVPVRLMEGRTEVTFSPRGRMRLRFGGPDEKMLDAAAGTRWTVRVTQGSPAVLSARVQLAEFRMADRAGLQAALESWREKGLAVRAQVLGSVYGIAGKVIDNRRTQLLVDEVLTPEAAGRKQAELLRSHGVQTTLFEEVRTPSKAILEVRDEAGVVVGMAQDRLDAETPDGAGFDVRQVEYGVGYDFHGFEDRTFRGALQLVVDRSGQLAVVNVVPLEDLLKGLVPAEIFARAHSEALKAQAVTARGEVLAKVGIKHLADPYLLCSEQHCAVYRGRTGEAASTTAAVEATRGEGLFSEDGRLVDSVYSAVCGGHTEDNDVVWGGPPDPSLRGRPDVIGPVGAHPLPASLERWLTTANLPAACRLSSFAQPSKFRWEKRFTAEQVDTRLKRLGVGRVQALALTDRGVSGRAAVLTVSGDKGATQVRGELNIRRLFGMLNSSMAVVEAERDAGGRLTGWLFRGGGWGHGVGMCQTGAIGRAEAGQRYQDILRHYFNGAEVAPIY, encoded by the coding sequence GTGACAGCGTGGAGGTGCGACAGTACGGTGTCGCCCCCCGTGCGCCACGCCGTCACACAGCTTCTCGCCGCCGTCCTGCTCTCCGCCTGCGTGGCCTCGAAACCCGCGGCTGAAAGTCCCCGTGCATCCGCGACCGGGCCGGCCGTCGTGTCATCGTCCGAGGAGACCACGCCAGCCCCCCAGGACGGCGAAGCGGGCGCGACCGGCGCGGACGCATCGGCTCCCGGACCGGAAACCGTGGGCACGCCCGGAGCGTCGTCCGGCGCGACCGGCAGCGCACCGGCTGCCGCGCCCGACGGCCACGAGGCACCGTCACCGGGCACGGAGCCACCGCCGCTCGAGGACCCGCTGGCGCAGGGGATTCCCACGCCGGGAGACCTCAAGCGCCTGGACTTCCGTGGGGGTGAGCCTCGCGTCCCCGTGCGCCTGATGGAGGGCCGGACCGAGGTCACCTTCTCTCCGCGAGGCCGGATGCGCCTGCGCTTCGGAGGGCCCGACGAGAAGATGCTCGACGCGGCCGCGGGCACGCGCTGGACGGTCCGGGTGACGCAGGGGAGCCCGGCGGTGCTGTCCGCGCGCGTGCAACTGGCTGAGTTCCGCATGGCCGACCGCGCGGGGCTCCAGGCGGCGCTGGAGTCATGGCGTGAGAAGGGGCTCGCGGTCCGAGCCCAGGTCCTGGGCTCCGTCTACGGCATCGCCGGCAAGGTCATCGACAACCGGCGCACCCAGCTGCTGGTGGACGAGGTCCTCACGCCCGAGGCCGCCGGCCGCAAGCAGGCAGAGCTGCTGCGCAGCCACGGCGTCCAGACGACGCTCTTTGAAGAGGTGCGCACGCCCTCCAAGGCCATCCTGGAGGTGCGCGACGAGGCGGGCGTCGTCGTGGGCATGGCCCAGGACCGGCTGGACGCGGAGACGCCCGACGGGGCGGGCTTCGACGTGCGCCAGGTCGAATACGGCGTGGGCTACGACTTCCACGGCTTCGAGGACCGCACCTTCCGAGGCGCGCTCCAGCTCGTCGTGGACCGTTCGGGCCAACTGGCGGTGGTGAACGTCGTTCCCCTGGAGGACCTGCTCAAGGGCCTGGTCCCCGCGGAAATCTTCGCCCGCGCCCACTCGGAGGCGCTCAAGGCCCAGGCCGTCACCGCGCGCGGCGAGGTGCTGGCAAAGGTGGGCATCAAGCACCTGGCGGACCCCTACCTCCTGTGCTCGGAGCAACACTGCGCCGTCTACCGGGGCCGCACCGGTGAGGCCGCCAGCACCACCGCCGCGGTGGAGGCCACCCGGGGCGAGGGCCTCTTCAGCGAGGACGGCCGCCTGGTGGACTCCGTCTACAGCGCCGTCTGCGGCGGCCACACCGAGGACAACGACGTGGTGTGGGGCGGGCCTCCGGACCCCAGCCTGCGTGGCCGCCCGGACGTCATCGGCCCCGTGGGCGCCCATCCCCTGCCCGCCAGCCTGGAGCGCTGGCTGACGACCGCCAACCTCCCGGCGGCCTGCCGGCTGTCCAGCTTCGCGCAGCCCAGCAAGTTCCGGTGGGAGAAGCGCTTCACGGCCGAGCAGGTGGACACCCGCCTGAAGCGGCTGGGCGTGGGGCGCGTCCAGGCCCTGGCGCTGACGGACCGGGGCGTCTCCGGCCGCGCGGCCGTGCTGACCGTGTCCGGCGACAAGGGGGCCACCCAGGTGCGCGGCGAGCTCAACATCCGCCGCCTGTTCGGCATGCTCAACAGCAGCATGGCGGTGGTGGAGGCCGAGCGGGATGCCGGGGGCCGGCTCACCGGCTGGCTTTTCCGTGGCGGGGGCTGGGGGCACGGCGTAGGAATGTGCCAGACGGGCGCCATTGGCCGGGCGGAGGCCGGGCAGCGCTACCAGGACATCCTCCGTCACTACTTCAACGGTGCCGAGGTGGCCCCCATCTATTGA
- a CDS encoding right-handed parallel beta-helix repeat-containing protein, with protein MPLLMKIRHGNCLKVTFLATGLLLLSSAACSGSDSEGLPVPVQTLAPRPVPTPASGPAESPTATRTFATRPPVGVQAVAGTPVAALPDHTDHVNIEDPSPQPAVNATAMVVAAEAPVYTREWVVSTSGNDAGDGSAAQPLRTLNKAIGLASPGELIRVMPGTYAERVIIGDNAKPGAADAKITLQGEGSPRIVLGPGEHGLVQVRQPHWIIDGFEIDMEGQTPFAVTFEGDVTGSMLVNSDLHGGTGGGAVTTFNNATGPIIENNHIHDFVKTTDNEDSHGVVVQPTSRDVTVRNNDIHDNSGDSVQCLGPEGFSNLPPAENLLVENNHFYGNRENAVDIKTCYGVTIRNNRMHHFLPTSTARGDVVVIHYSASNVLVEDNEIYDGAKGIAVGGTRDGAAPTGVVIRRNRVYDMTEAGGGEGTGIRLENSKGTRVVNNTVTRAATALIIGHGTGGPTQSPVVQNNIFAEAPIAVSMGPMAPGMKMGNNLFPAGAQFKKDGKPVDLTAYQSSSGDTTSRLGSADLGAAFAPGPMALDSGADIGIPFCGGGPDIGAVELGC; from the coding sequence TTGCCCCTGCTCATGAAAATCCGACACGGCAACTGCCTGAAGGTGACGTTCCTGGCCACGGGCCTGCTCCTGCTGAGCTCGGCGGCCTGCTCGGGCTCCGACAGTGAAGGGCTGCCCGTGCCCGTTCAGACGCTGGCCCCTCGCCCCGTGCCCACGCCCGCGTCTGGGCCGGCGGAGTCGCCCACGGCCACTCGAACCTTCGCCACGCGTCCGCCCGTCGGCGTGCAGGCGGTGGCGGGGACTCCGGTGGCCGCGCTGCCGGACCACACGGACCACGTGAACATCGAGGACCCTTCGCCCCAGCCGGCCGTCAACGCCACGGCGATGGTCGTCGCCGCGGAGGCGCCCGTCTACACCCGTGAGTGGGTGGTGAGCACGTCGGGCAACGACGCCGGGGACGGCAGCGCCGCGCAGCCGCTGCGCACGCTCAACAAGGCCATCGGCCTGGCGAGCCCGGGTGAGCTCATCCGTGTCATGCCCGGCACCTACGCGGAGCGCGTCATCATCGGTGACAACGCGAAGCCGGGCGCGGCCGACGCGAAAATCACGCTCCAGGGCGAGGGCAGCCCGCGCATCGTCCTGGGCCCCGGCGAGCACGGGCTGGTGCAGGTTCGCCAGCCGCATTGGATCATCGACGGCTTCGAAATCGACATGGAGGGCCAGACGCCCTTCGCCGTGACGTTCGAGGGCGACGTGACGGGCTCGATGCTCGTCAACTCGGACCTGCACGGCGGCACGGGCGGCGGTGCGGTGACGACGTTCAACAACGCCACCGGGCCCATCATCGAGAACAACCACATCCACGACTTCGTGAAGACCACCGACAACGAGGACTCGCACGGCGTCGTGGTGCAGCCCACGTCGCGCGACGTCACCGTGCGCAACAACGACATCCACGACAACTCCGGTGACTCCGTGCAGTGCCTGGGGCCCGAGGGCTTCAGCAACCTGCCGCCCGCGGAGAACCTGCTGGTGGAGAACAACCACTTCTACGGCAACCGCGAGAACGCCGTGGACATCAAGACGTGCTACGGGGTGACCATCCGCAACAACCGGATGCACCACTTCCTCCCGACCTCCACGGCGCGGGGGGACGTCGTCGTCATCCACTACTCCGCGAGCAACGTGCTGGTGGAGGACAACGAAATCTACGACGGCGCGAAGGGCATCGCGGTGGGCGGCACCCGGGACGGCGCCGCGCCCACCGGCGTCGTCATCCGCCGTAATCGCGTGTACGACATGACCGAGGCCGGAGGCGGGGAGGGCACGGGCATCCGCCTGGAGAACTCGAAGGGCACCCGGGTGGTGAACAACACCGTCACCCGCGCGGCCACGGCGCTCATCATCGGCCACGGCACCGGCGGTCCCACCCAGTCCCCGGTGGTGCAGAACAACATCTTCGCGGAAGCCCCCATCGCGGTGAGCATGGGCCCGATGGCCCCGGGGATGAAGATGGGCAACAACCTCTTCCCAGCGGGCGCCCAGTTCAAGAAGGACGGCAAGCCCGTGGACCTCACGGCCTACCAGTCCTCCTCGGGAGACACCACCTCACGCCTCGGCTCGGCGGACCTCGGGGCGGCGTTCGCGCCGGGGCCCATGGCGCTGGACTCGGGCGCCGACATCGGCATCCCGTTCTGCGGTGGGGGGCCGGACATCGGCGCGGTGGAGCTCGGCTGCTGA